A section of the Nakamurella deserti genome encodes:
- a CDS encoding NtaA/DmoA family FMN-dependent monooxygenase (This protein belongs to a clade of FMN-dependent monooxygenases, within a broader family of flavin-dependent oxidoreductases, the luciferase-like monooxygenase (LMM) family, some of whose members use coenzyme F420 rather than FMN.): MTTTDKKLILGMGMIDGYGGLHGAWRAPHVDPGTYADVDATVRHARAAERGLFAFLFTPDFPAVRGDVEHTTTSNLMDPLIQLAAVARETTHIGFVATGSTTFQEPFNTARQFKALDVMSHGRAGWNAVTTSDPAVAANYGRPVADRDERYQRAHETIQIVQALWGSWQQDAWVKDQAADRFIDPDKLQPINLQGQYVASRGPLAIPPSDQGQPVVFTSGGPSPHLLSIAGRYASGFIAEVWTIEEARAQRDLVRQAARDAGRDPNEVRYIPGIMTTVAPTVREGLDRRLRYAGDVIEARLPHLGAVLGIHIDPDRYDEPLTPAQLASAHASPRDPRSANALAVARQGWSPRDILAHGVIDYHPTVVGPGKLHADHLQEWFEAGAADGFWMTPDIYEDGIDAFVDEVVPILQERGIYPTDYPGTTLRANLGVPHQYGPDPRITGAHQ; this comes from the coding sequence GTGACCACGACGGACAAAAAGCTCATCCTCGGGATGGGGATGATCGACGGATACGGCGGCCTGCACGGCGCCTGGCGTGCCCCGCACGTGGACCCCGGAACCTACGCCGACGTCGACGCCACCGTGCGCCACGCCCGGGCCGCCGAGCGCGGCCTCTTCGCCTTCCTCTTCACCCCCGACTTCCCCGCGGTGCGAGGCGATGTCGAGCACACGACGACCAGCAACCTGATGGACCCGCTGATCCAACTCGCCGCCGTCGCACGCGAGACGACGCACATCGGGTTCGTCGCGACCGGGTCGACGACCTTCCAGGAACCGTTCAACACCGCACGCCAGTTCAAGGCCCTCGACGTGATGAGCCACGGCCGCGCCGGTTGGAACGCCGTCACCACCAGCGACCCTGCCGTCGCCGCCAACTACGGACGGCCCGTCGCCGATCGCGACGAGCGATACCAGCGCGCCCACGAGACCATCCAGATCGTCCAGGCGCTCTGGGGCAGCTGGCAGCAGGACGCGTGGGTCAAGGACCAGGCAGCGGACCGCTTCATCGACCCGGACAAGCTGCAGCCGATCAACCTGCAGGGCCAGTACGTCGCGTCCCGTGGCCCACTGGCGATCCCGCCTTCAGACCAGGGACAGCCGGTCGTCTTCACCTCCGGAGGCCCCAGCCCGCACCTGCTGTCGATCGCGGGCCGCTACGCCAGCGGCTTCATCGCCGAGGTGTGGACGATCGAAGAGGCCCGCGCACAACGGGATCTCGTGCGCCAGGCCGCGCGTGACGCCGGCCGCGACCCGAACGAGGTCAGGTACATCCCGGGCATCATGACCACCGTCGCACCGACCGTGCGTGAGGGCCTCGACCGCCGCCTGAGGTACGCGGGCGACGTCATCGAGGCCCGCCTTCCCCACCTCGGCGCGGTGCTCGGGATCCACATCGACCCGGACCGGTACGACGAACCCCTCACGCCGGCACAACTGGCCTCCGCGCACGCCTCGCCGCGGGACCCACGTTCGGCCAACGCCCTCGCGGTGGCCCGCCAGGGGTGGTCGCCCCGCGACATCCTCGCGCACGGGGTGATCGATTACCACCCCACGGTCGTCGGACCGGGAAAGCTCCACGCCGATCACCTGCAGGAGTGGTTCGAGGCCGGAGCCGCCGACGGCTTCTGGATGACGCCCGACATCTACGAGGACGGCATCGACGCATTCGTCGACGAGGTCGTGCCGATCCTGCAGGAACGTGGCATCTACCCCACCGACTACCCGGGTACGACCCTCCGCGCGAACCTCGGCGTCCCCCATCAGTACGGACCCGACCCCCGCATCACCGGCGCCCACCAATGA
- a CDS encoding FMN-binding protein, translating into MKRIVLWLMSTLTVVVVLFGYRTSINSGATAAASSAIAPTLAGGTTSGAPTDGSSGGTSTTAGAGGTTITVPSAGTAGSSSTPTATSPSSAAATRTGAANGTSATYTGATASTRWGDVQVAVTVTDGRITAVDVPVFPNGNGKDRQINARALPVLVQETITAQSADVDMVTGATVTSDGYLQSLQSALDQAGL; encoded by the coding sequence ATGAAGCGCATCGTCCTGTGGCTGATGTCCACCCTGACCGTCGTGGTCGTGCTGTTCGGCTACCGCACCTCCATCAACTCCGGAGCCACCGCCGCCGCCAGCAGCGCGATCGCCCCCACGCTCGCCGGCGGGACCACGTCCGGGGCTCCGACCGACGGTTCCAGCGGGGGGACCTCCACCACCGCAGGTGCGGGCGGTACCACCATCACGGTGCCGTCAGCGGGCACGGCCGGGAGCTCGTCCACGCCGACGGCGACGTCCCCGTCATCGGCTGCCGCGACCAGAACCGGGGCGGCGAACGGCACGAGCGCCACCTACACCGGTGCGACGGCGTCGACCCGATGGGGCGACGTACAGGTGGCGGTCACGGTGACCGACGGCAGGATCACCGCTGTCGACGTACCGGTCTTCCCGAACGGGAACGGCAAGGACCGACAGATCAACGCGCGGGCGCTGCCCGTGCTGGTGCAGGAGACGATCACCGCGCAGAGCGCCGACGTGGACATGGTCACCGGCGCGACCGTGACCAGTGACGGCTACCTGCAGTCCCTGCAGTCGGCGCTCGACCAGGCCGGGCTGTGA
- a CDS encoding ferric reductase-like transmembrane domain-containing protein, with product MNASVLTHPTARALSDGTADRLVLGRDHRRDRAVRLVTGVLVWLSLLLVTYLWDADGGISDLTDWAAGLTSVGRLSGLWASDLLLIQVLLMARLPFLEHALGRDQLTRVHRLVGFTSFNLMLVHIGTVIAGYASARWSSVLPTTWDLLVNDGGMLLALAGTVCLVMVVVTSLKAARRKLRYESWHLLHLYAYLGVGLALPHQLWTGQEFLNSPLATMYWWSLWAVTAAAVVVWRLLVPTVRSLRHDLRVAAVVRESSDVVSVYLTGNRLDRLPARSGQFLTVRFLTGRGWTRGNPYSLSTAPDGRHMRITAKTLGDGSARLAALQPGTRVWFEGPYGRLTDRARTRRGIVLAGAGVGITPLRSLAEGLPYAPGDAVLLQRYTDEPLFTAELHRLSAQRGLQVFPLPGPRPHPDSVLGQQFLGIDEPAALRRLIPDLAERDVYLCGPKAWTDGFERLLLTAGVPRDRVHTESFGW from the coding sequence ATGAACGCCTCGGTGCTCACCCACCCGACCGCCCGCGCGCTGTCCGACGGGACCGCCGACCGACTCGTCCTGGGCCGGGACCACCGCCGCGACCGGGCGGTGCGACTGGTGACCGGCGTCCTGGTGTGGCTGAGCCTGCTGCTGGTGACCTACCTGTGGGACGCGGACGGCGGGATCTCCGACCTCACCGACTGGGCGGCCGGCCTCACCTCGGTCGGCCGGTTGAGTGGCCTGTGGGCCTCGGACCTGCTGTTGATCCAGGTGCTGCTGATGGCGCGGCTGCCGTTCCTGGAGCACGCCCTCGGCCGGGATCAGCTGACCCGGGTCCACCGGCTGGTCGGGTTCACCTCGTTCAACCTGATGCTCGTCCACATCGGCACCGTCATCGCCGGCTACGCCTCGGCACGCTGGTCGTCGGTGCTGCCCACGACCTGGGACCTGCTGGTGAACGACGGCGGGATGCTCCTGGCGCTGGCCGGCACGGTGTGCCTGGTGATGGTCGTGGTGACCAGCCTGAAGGCGGCCCGCCGGAAGCTGCGCTACGAGTCCTGGCACCTCCTGCATCTCTACGCCTACCTCGGGGTGGGGCTGGCGCTACCGCACCAGCTGTGGACCGGCCAGGAATTCCTGAACTCCCCGCTGGCGACGATGTACTGGTGGTCGCTGTGGGCGGTGACCGCCGCGGCCGTGGTGGTCTGGCGACTGCTGGTCCCGACGGTACGCAGCCTGCGGCACGACCTGCGGGTGGCGGCGGTGGTGCGGGAGTCGTCCGACGTGGTGTCGGTCTACCTCACAGGCAACCGACTCGACCGGCTGCCGGCCCGCTCCGGCCAGTTCCTCACCGTCCGATTCCTGACCGGCCGCGGCTGGACGCGGGGCAACCCCTACTCACTGTCCACCGCCCCGGATGGCCGGCACATGCGGATCACCGCGAAGACCCTCGGCGACGGCAGCGCCCGGCTCGCAGCGCTGCAGCCCGGGACCCGGGTCTGGTTCGAAGGTCCCTACGGGCGCCTCACCGACCGGGCCCGCACCCGCCGCGGGATCGTGCTGGCCGGTGCCGGCGTCGGGATCACCCCCCTCCGGTCGCTGGCCGAAGGGCTGCCCTACGCGCCGGGGGACGCGGTGCTGCTGCAGCGCTACACCGACGAGCCGCTCTTCACGGCCGAGCTCCACCGGCTCAGCGCGCAACGCGGGCTGCAGGTCTTCCCGCTGCCCGGTCCCCGCCCGCACCCCGACTCCGTCCTCGGCCAGCAATTCCTCGGCATCGACGAACCCGCCGCGCTGCGCCGGCTCATTCCCGACCTCGCCGAGCGCGACGTCTACTTGTGCGGCCCGAAGGCCTGGACCGACGGCTTCGAACGACTCCTCCTGACCGCCGGGGTTCCCCGCGACCGTGTCCACACCGAGAGCTTTGGTTGGTGA
- a CDS encoding GntR family transcriptional regulator, translating to MAVVTQGSGVSRLGGLAKTSLREQALDVLRNAVTSGEIAPGTHLVETELSAALAISRGTLREALRQLEQEGLVEPSERGRLRVRTLNASEIEEMFAVRSALEGLAAASLCRRSDRTSVVRKLQEALDALADATGSINDMVEIDLDFHRTLCALTGNSALVRSWEGIAGSIRMSIMFAGADRAMTNMSVPRHQALVDAVAVGDPDAARIAVEEHMRGAAANLVTHIDSDGSRSA from the coding sequence ATGGCCGTTGTGACCCAGGGCTCGGGCGTCTCACGCTTGGGCGGTCTCGCCAAGACCAGCCTGCGCGAGCAGGCCTTGGATGTCCTGCGCAACGCGGTGACCTCCGGCGAGATCGCTCCCGGCACCCACCTCGTCGAAACCGAGCTCTCCGCGGCACTGGCCATTTCACGCGGCACCCTGCGGGAAGCATTACGCCAGCTCGAGCAGGAGGGCCTGGTCGAGCCCTCTGAACGGGGGCGGCTGCGCGTTCGAACCCTCAACGCCTCCGAGATCGAGGAGATGTTCGCCGTCAGATCGGCTCTGGAAGGTCTGGCAGCGGCGTCCCTGTGCCGACGAAGCGATCGCACCTCCGTCGTGCGGAAGCTGCAGGAGGCACTGGACGCATTGGCCGACGCCACCGGTTCCATCAACGACATGGTCGAGATCGACCTCGACTTCCACCGCACGCTGTGCGCCTTGACGGGCAACTCCGCCCTCGTGCGCAGCTGGGAAGGGATCGCCGGCTCCATCCGGATGTCCATCATGTTCGCCGGCGCGGATCGGGCCATGACCAACATGTCCGTTCCCCGCCACCAGGCCCTCGTCGATGCCGTCGCCGTCGGCGACCCGGATGCGGCACGAATCGCCGTCGAGGAGCACATGCGGGGCGCAGCAGCCAATCTGGTGACGCACATCGACTCGGACGGGTCCCGCAGCGCCTGA
- a CDS encoding FAD:protein FMN transferase, producing the protein MTQLMGMPVSLALRGRHDDTAAGRRAWAAVTAQLRRVDRMFSTYRDDSPVSRLGRGELTEADSPAEVREVLELGRAAAEQSGGAFSMWLPDSTGQIRFDPSGVVKGWAVQRASAALTALDDTDFCLSAGGDIVCRVADPDRPDWRIGVEHPLDPRRLIAVVPVRTGGIATSGTAHRGRHLRDGRTGRPVTGVASVTVIGPDLTWADLDATAAYARGADAADWLRTRIGRSALVVWPDATTTVVVGRLPDHS; encoded by the coding sequence GTGACTCAGCTGATGGGGATGCCGGTCAGCCTCGCGCTGCGCGGACGGCACGACGACACCGCCGCGGGCCGCCGCGCGTGGGCCGCCGTGACCGCACAGCTGCGCCGGGTGGACCGGATGTTCAGCACCTACCGCGACGACTCACCGGTCAGCCGGCTGGGCCGCGGCGAACTGACCGAAGCGGACAGCCCGGCCGAGGTGCGCGAGGTGCTCGAGCTGGGCCGCGCCGCCGCGGAGCAGTCCGGCGGGGCGTTCTCGATGTGGCTGCCCGACTCCACCGGACAGATCCGGTTCGACCCCAGCGGCGTCGTCAAGGGCTGGGCGGTGCAACGCGCCTCGGCGGCCCTGACCGCCCTGGACGACACCGACTTCTGCCTGTCCGCCGGCGGCGACATTGTCTGCCGTGTAGCCGATCCCGACCGACCCGACTGGCGGATCGGCGTCGAACACCCACTCGACCCCCGGCGGCTGATCGCGGTCGTCCCGGTCCGCACCGGCGGAATCGCCACGTCGGGCACCGCCCACCGCGGACGGCACCTGCGGGACGGACGTACCGGGCGGCCGGTCACCGGCGTCGCCTCGGTCACCGTCATCGGGCCGGACCTGACCTGGGCCGACCTCGACGCCACCGCCGCCTACGCCCGGGGCGCCGACGCCGCCGACTGGCTGCGCACCCGCATCGGCCGCAGCGCCCTCGTGGTGTGGCCCGATGCCACCACCACCGTCGTCGTTGGACGGCTCCCCGACCATTCGTGA
- a CDS encoding sugar phosphate isomerase/epimerase family protein: MRISDRLGCSTISFRHLPLCDALTVIGDLGFDEIDLGALPGVCDHVPFTLNGPAVTQVADEVIGSGLRVRTVNGDIGDLNTVLDVPGHGERRAHLQQLLDLTARVGAVALVLPNGALSHRPVVDLDIDISRVTMELAAAAELAATFDLQLWVESLHVLRLCHSLPEATQLTKALAGSPVGVVMDFSHVVASGARLEQFVDLFGDRIRHVHLRDATTGNIHHSIGNGAVDFAAGVAALDSAGYDGHFALELETRDVADADRPAATARAAGFVSALLQSTAGLARTTQAPASFAGHTPSGGIS, encoded by the coding sequence ATGCGCATCAGTGACCGGCTGGGCTGTTCGACGATCAGCTTCCGACACCTGCCGCTGTGCGATGCCCTGACCGTCATCGGTGATCTGGGGTTCGACGAAATCGACCTCGGAGCTCTACCGGGAGTGTGTGACCACGTGCCGTTCACGCTCAACGGACCGGCGGTCACCCAGGTGGCAGACGAGGTGATCGGATCCGGGCTCCGGGTGCGCACGGTGAATGGCGACATCGGCGACCTGAACACCGTTCTCGATGTGCCGGGCCACGGCGAGCGGCGTGCTCACCTGCAGCAGCTGCTGGATCTGACCGCCCGGGTCGGTGCGGTCGCCCTGGTGCTGCCCAACGGGGCGCTGTCGCACCGGCCTGTCGTCGACCTGGACATCGACATCTCCCGGGTGACCATGGAACTGGCCGCGGCGGCTGAGCTCGCTGCGACGTTCGACCTGCAGCTCTGGGTGGAGTCCCTGCACGTGCTGCGGTTGTGTCACTCGCTACCGGAGGCCACGCAGCTCACGAAGGCCCTCGCCGGCAGCCCCGTCGGTGTGGTGATGGACTTCAGCCACGTCGTCGCCTCGGGCGCCCGTCTCGAGCAGTTCGTCGACCTGTTCGGTGACCGCATCCGGCACGTTCACCTGCGCGACGCCACCACGGGGAACATCCACCACAGCATCGGCAACGGCGCGGTGGACTTCGCCGCCGGTGTCGCTGCGCTGGACAGCGCGGGTTACGACGGGCATTTCGCGCTCGAGCTGGAAACCCGCGACGTCGCCGACGCCGACCGCCCCGCCGCCACCGCCCGCGCAGCCGGCTTCGTTTCCGCCCTGCTCCAGTCCACCGCGGGCCTCGCTCGCACCACCCAGGCGCCGGCGTCATTCGCCGGCCACACCCCCTCCGGAGGAATCTCATGA
- a CDS encoding MFS transporter: MSTPSASDFAAAAPTNHSGDRLPPGVALVIGVLIVSTFIVFLNELLLGVALPTLIEDFRVTPGTGQWVTTGFLLTMAVLIPASSFVMRRFHLRTIYLVAMSLFIAGTALAAIAPTFGVLVAGRVVQASGTAVFLPLLMTTTMRLVPAGRRGRMMAITTAVPAVAPAVGPALSGVVLSVLSWRWLFILMLPIAVVALALGAWKLRNTTTPEKVALDVPSLLLSAVGFGGLVYGLSLLGEASSGHAPISPYLPIAVGLVGLAAFVLRQIPLQRRDSAFLDMRIFLARSFTAPLLVMLFVAGTGIGLLVVVPLVLTHVTGLTTLQLGLFLIPGGAAISIVAAASGRVYDRVGPRPLVIPAAVVWLAVLWFFSRVDEHTSVVTLMLAWLVFTSAQAAMWASLTTSAMGGLPAELYPHGASAFATVQQLAGAAFGAVFISSYTIGSGASDAGALTTDQATSAGHAAFLTAFAIGVVILLGVLFVRRSPDPAVATPTDTALAEKAVR; the protein is encoded by the coding sequence GTGAGCACCCCATCGGCATCCGACTTCGCCGCAGCAGCACCCACCAACCACTCCGGCGACCGACTCCCCCCGGGCGTCGCCCTGGTCATCGGGGTCCTGATCGTCTCGACGTTCATCGTTTTCCTCAACGAGTTGCTGCTGGGCGTGGCGCTTCCCACGCTGATCGAGGACTTCCGGGTCACCCCCGGCACCGGGCAGTGGGTCACCACCGGCTTCCTGCTGACCATGGCCGTGCTGATCCCGGCCAGCAGTTTCGTGATGCGGCGATTCCACCTCCGGACGATCTACCTGGTCGCGATGTCGCTGTTCATCGCGGGCACAGCACTCGCCGCGATCGCGCCGACGTTCGGTGTCCTGGTGGCCGGCCGGGTCGTCCAGGCGTCCGGCACCGCGGTATTCCTTCCCCTGTTGATGACCACGACCATGCGGCTGGTCCCGGCCGGTCGCCGCGGCCGCATGATGGCGATCACCACGGCTGTCCCGGCCGTGGCACCCGCTGTCGGTCCGGCGCTGTCCGGAGTCGTGCTGTCGGTACTGAGCTGGCGCTGGCTGTTCATCCTGATGCTGCCCATCGCGGTCGTCGCCCTCGCGTTGGGGGCCTGGAAGCTGCGTAACACCACCACCCCCGAGAAGGTGGCACTGGACGTGCCGTCGCTACTGTTGTCCGCGGTCGGTTTCGGTGGCCTCGTCTACGGGCTGTCTCTGCTCGGCGAGGCGTCCTCGGGGCACGCTCCGATCTCGCCGTACCTGCCCATCGCGGTGGGGCTGGTCGGCTTGGCGGCGTTCGTCCTGCGCCAGATCCCGCTGCAACGACGGGACAGCGCTTTCCTGGACATGCGGATCTTCCTCGCCAGGTCATTCACCGCGCCTCTTCTGGTGATGCTCTTCGTCGCGGGCACCGGGATCGGTCTGCTGGTGGTCGTCCCGCTGGTGCTCACCCACGTCACCGGTCTGACCACCCTGCAGCTCGGCTTGTTCCTGATCCCGGGCGGGGCGGCCATCTCCATCGTGGCGGCCGCCAGTGGCCGGGTGTACGACCGCGTCGGACCGCGCCCGCTGGTCATCCCGGCGGCGGTCGTCTGGTTGGCCGTCCTGTGGTTCTTCAGCCGCGTTGACGAGCACACCAGCGTGGTCACGCTGATGCTCGCGTGGCTGGTGTTCACCAGCGCGCAGGCCGCGATGTGGGCGTCGCTGACGACCAGCGCGATGGGCGGCTTGCCGGCCGAGCTCTACCCGCACGGCGCCTCCGCTTTCGCCACCGTCCAGCAGCTCGCCGGTGCCGCCTTCGGTGCGGTGTTCATCTCGTCGTACACCATCGGTTCCGGTGCAAGCGACGCCGGCGCACTCACTACCGACCAGGCCACGTCCGCTGGGCACGCCGCCTTCCTGACCGCCTTCGCCATCGGTGTGGTCATCCTGCTCGGCGTCCTCTTCGTCCGCCGCTCACCGGACCCCGCCGTTGCGACCCCCACCGACACAGCGTTGGCCGAGAAGGCGGTTCGGTGA
- a CDS encoding MFS transporter, with protein MSNSHSHSLEGNAQGTPHSRKVAISSGIGATIEAYDFIGYGTAAALYFGTYFFPSTDPLTGTLLSFATLGVGFAVRPLGGMIGGYLGDKLGRKPVLVASLIMMGLATFLIGCLPTYQSVGIWAGILLVLVRVLQGLAYGAEWGGAILMTYEHAPWKSKGKFTGIVQAGFPVGLLLANLVFLVSVHLPGTWAWRVPFLLSIVLVMVGVIIRTKVPESPVFEEVKARGEIVKNPITEVLREDWRSILRGIGLRIAETAGYAVSITFMLSYLKSEKLADNTLTLTALCIASAIGIVATYSWGKLTDRIGRRPVYFFGTAFMLAFAFPMFILVNTGSPIAIIIAVVLAYAVIQNSLAGAQGAWFPELFNANTRASGASLAYQFSAIVSGFTPFVVTLLYSAWGWAGAATLFGAYALIGLTATLVTRETFGPVERAAAAHNDQAMRVNA; from the coding sequence ATGAGCAACTCGCATTCACACTCCCTGGAGGGCAACGCCCAGGGCACGCCACACTCCCGCAAGGTAGCGATCAGCTCCGGGATCGGAGCCACGATCGAGGCCTACGACTTCATCGGCTACGGCACAGCCGCGGCGCTGTACTTCGGCACCTACTTCTTCCCCTCGACCGATCCCCTGACCGGCACTCTGCTGTCGTTCGCGACCCTGGGAGTGGGGTTCGCGGTCCGGCCACTCGGCGGGATGATCGGCGGCTACCTCGGCGACAAGCTGGGCCGCAAACCCGTTCTCGTCGCCAGTCTGATCATGATGGGCCTCGCGACGTTTCTCATCGGCTGCCTGCCCACCTATCAGAGCGTCGGCATCTGGGCCGGGATCCTGCTGGTCCTGGTCCGCGTCCTGCAGGGCCTGGCCTACGGCGCGGAATGGGGCGGCGCCATCCTGATGACCTACGAACATGCCCCCTGGAAATCCAAAGGCAAGTTCACCGGCATCGTCCAGGCCGGATTCCCGGTCGGCCTCCTGCTCGCCAACCTCGTCTTCCTGGTCAGCGTCCACCTCCCGGGCACCTGGGCCTGGCGAGTACCGTTCCTGCTCTCCATCGTCCTGGTCATGGTCGGCGTCATCATCCGCACCAAGGTGCCCGAGTCCCCCGTCTTCGAAGAGGTCAAGGCCCGCGGCGAAATCGTCAAGAATCCGATCACCGAGGTTTTGAGGGAGGACTGGCGCAGCATCCTGCGCGGTATCGGCCTCCGCATCGCCGAAACCGCGGGCTATGCCGTCTCGATCACCTTCATGCTGAGCTACCTGAAGTCGGAGAAGCTGGCCGACAACACCCTCACCCTCACCGCTCTGTGCATCGCGTCGGCAATCGGGATCGTCGCCACCTACAGCTGGGGCAAGCTCACCGACCGCATCGGGCGACGGCCCGTCTACTTCTTCGGTACCGCGTTCATGCTCGCCTTCGCGTTCCCGATGTTCATCCTGGTGAACACGGGCTCACCGATCGCCATCATCATCGCTGTCGTTCTGGCCTACGCCGTCATCCAGAACTCCCTCGCCGGCGCTCAGGGCGCCTGGTTCCCCGAACTGTTCAACGCCAACACCCGCGCCTCCGGCGCCTCGCTTGCCTACCAGTTCTCGGCCATCGTCTCCGGCTTCACCCCCTTCGTCGTCACCCTGCTCTACTCCGCCTGGGGCTGGGCCGGCGCCGCCACGCTCTTCGGCGCCTACGCCTTGATCGGCCTGACCGCCACCCTCGTCACCCGGGAGACCTTCGGTCCCGTCGAACGCGCCGCCGCCGCACACAACGACCAGGCCATGCGAGTCAACGCCTGA
- a CDS encoding alkaline phosphatase D family protein has translation MTRLLIGPVLRHVGFTDATVWVEVDGPCEVEILGHRERTWSVAGHHYALVTVTDLEPSRRYPYQVRLDGNPVWPLPDDPRPACRIRTLAEGADVDLAFGSCRYSTEEAVGSDQQYDDDALDCYSRDLVDVAEERWPDALLMLGDQVYADDTSEATQQRIRARRDASVGAKYEVADFEEYTWLYHESWSDPDVRWLFSVLPTSMIFDDHDVHDDWNTSHAWRQDMQRTSWWQERVVGALSSYWVYQHLGNLSPRELAHDELYQAVRRSGGDNRATLADFATAADREADGGKGYRWSYRRDLGRVRLLVVDSRCGRILADGRRTMVSDPEFDWITEQVAGDYDHLLIGTSLPWLLPRAMHDVEAWNEVLCAGRRGRAVAWVSERLRRAADLEHWAAFGDSFTRFSGMIREVAQGVHAPDGKAPATVCVLSGDVHHAYVATAHFPEPVDAAVYQLTCSPLHNHVPPVMKMLFRGAWSRVAERSTRVVLGLLATVPVPALSWTRDAGPFFGDEIAVLRLSGRRAEVVLQKASSGGQPSALHPVERMTLS, from the coding sequence GTGACACGCCTGTTGATCGGTCCGGTGCTGCGGCATGTCGGCTTCACCGACGCCACGGTGTGGGTGGAGGTCGACGGCCCGTGCGAGGTGGAGATCCTCGGTCACCGGGAGCGCACGTGGAGCGTCGCCGGTCACCACTACGCGCTGGTCACCGTCACCGATCTGGAGCCCAGCCGCCGGTACCCGTACCAGGTGCGGTTGGACGGCAACCCGGTCTGGCCGTTGCCGGACGATCCGCGGCCGGCCTGCCGGATCCGGACCCTGGCCGAGGGCGCGGACGTCGACCTGGCCTTCGGATCGTGCCGGTACTCCACCGAGGAGGCCGTCGGCAGCGACCAGCAGTACGACGACGACGCGCTCGACTGCTACTCGCGGGACCTCGTCGACGTCGCCGAGGAACGATGGCCCGACGCCCTGCTGATGCTGGGTGACCAGGTGTACGCCGACGACACGTCCGAGGCGACGCAACAGCGCATCAGGGCCCGCCGGGATGCCTCGGTCGGCGCGAAGTACGAGGTCGCCGACTTCGAGGAGTACACCTGGCTGTACCACGAGTCGTGGAGCGATCCCGATGTCCGGTGGCTGTTCTCGGTCCTGCCCACGTCGATGATCTTCGACGACCACGACGTGCACGACGACTGGAACACCTCGCACGCCTGGCGGCAGGACATGCAACGGACGTCCTGGTGGCAGGAGCGGGTGGTCGGCGCGCTGTCGTCCTACTGGGTCTACCAGCACCTGGGCAATCTCTCCCCTCGGGAGCTGGCTCACGACGAGCTCTATCAGGCGGTGCGCCGGTCCGGCGGGGACAACCGGGCGACCCTGGCGGACTTCGCCACGGCCGCCGACCGCGAGGCCGACGGCGGCAAGGGCTACCGCTGGTCCTACCGGCGCGATCTGGGCCGGGTCCGGCTCCTCGTGGTCGACTCGCGCTGCGGACGCATCCTGGCCGACGGGCGCCGGACGATGGTCAGCGACCCGGAGTTCGACTGGATCACCGAGCAGGTCGCCGGGGACTACGACCACCTGTTGATCGGCACGTCGCTCCCGTGGCTGCTGCCCCGGGCCATGCACGACGTGGAGGCGTGGAACGAGGTGCTCTGCGCAGGCCGGCGCGGCCGCGCGGTCGCCTGGGTCTCCGAGAGACTGCGCCGCGCCGCGGATCTGGAGCACTGGGCGGCGTTCGGGGACTCCTTCACACGGTTCTCCGGGATGATCCGGGAGGTCGCCCAGGGTGTCCACGCGCCGGACGGGAAGGCTCCGGCGACCGTGTGCGTGCTGTCCGGCGACGTGCACCACGCGTACGTGGCGACCGCCCACTTCCCCGAGCCGGTCGACGCGGCGGTCTACCAGCTGACCTGCTCGCCCCTGCACAACCACGTGCCGCCGGTGATGAAGATGCTGTTCCGCGGGGCGTGGAGCCGGGTCGCCGAGCGCTCCACCCGGGTCGTGCTCGGGCTGCTGGCCACGGTGCCCGTCCCGGCGCTGAGCTGGACCCGTGACGCCGGCCCGTTCTTCGGCGACGAGATCGCGGTGCTCCGGCTGTCGGGCCGCCGCGCCGAGGTCGTGCTGCAGAAGGCGAGTTCGGGGGGTCAGCCGAGCGCCCTGCACCCGGTCGAGCGGATGACGCTGTCCTGA